The following are from one region of the Osmia bicornis bicornis chromosome 8, iOsmBic2.1, whole genome shotgun sequence genome:
- the LOC114876422 gene encoding phosphomevalonate kinase: MAAGHVTEDYTTKSVENILKPRTILLFSGKRKCGKDYIANAVQERIGPDDSVVIKLSGPIKLHWAKSLGLDLDRLMGDGKYKENYRFKMAKWGESIRNQDYGYFCRAAVNMYNAYSKSIWIISDVRRKTDIQWFLENFKEVCKTICITSDEAVREKRGWIFTPGIDDSETECNLDDVDTWDLKVTNNDDDIESILQNILQLIR, from the exons ATGGCGGCTGGTCATGTTACCGAAGATTATACTACAAAAAGCgttgaaaatatattgaaaCCACGAACGATTTTACTATTTAGTGGAAAACGAAAATGTGGCAAAGATTATATTGCAAACGCTGTACAGGAAAG AATTGGTCCTGATGATAGCgttgttataaaattatcGGGACCAATTAAATTGCACTGGGCTAAATCGTTAGGTCTTGATCTTGATCGACTTATGGGTGAtggaaaatataaagaaaattatcgTTTTAAAATGGCAAAGTGGGGAGAAAGTATCAGAAATCAAGATTATGGCTACTTTTGTCGCGCAGCTGTAAACATGTATAATG CTTATAGTAAGTCAATATGGATAATAAGTGATGTACGCAGAAAAACTGATATACAATGGTTTCTAGAGAATTTTAAAGAAGTCTGCAAAACAATTTGTATCACTTCAGATGAAGCAGTTAGGGAGAAACGGGGATGGATTTTTACTCCAG GTATCGATGATTCAGAAACTGAGTGCAACTTGGATGACGTAGACACGTGGGATTTAAAAGTAACAAATAACGATGACGACATTGAATCTATATTACAAAACATATTACAACTCATTAGGTAG
- the LOC114876423 gene encoding 60S ribosomal protein L29-1 has product MAKSKNHTNHNQNRKAHRNGIKKPKRYRHESTLGMDLKFLRNQRFAKKHNLKPKEQMKRAEKRKALREAKREGTK; this is encoded by the exons ATGGCAAAGTCTAAAAATCACACTAATCATAATCAGA ATCGCAAAGCTCATCGTAATGGTATCAAGAAACCTAAACGTTACAGACATGAATCCACACTAGGC ATggacttgaaatttctaaggAATCAAcgttttgcaaagaaacataATTTGAAACCGAAAGAGCAAATGAAAAGAGCAGAGAAACGTAAGGCCTTGCGAGAGGCCAAACGTGAGGGTacaaaataa